In Labrus bergylta chromosome 6, fLabBer1.1, whole genome shotgun sequence, the following proteins share a genomic window:
- the sac3d1 gene encoding SAC3 domain-containing protein 1 — MSDTFLLAVTESAHHCLFESSMNRRRAPRRIYHSQRRGAQSEGGWRQRNEEQWQGQGKAQVREVEESREQQGKETVPRGTCQTMCPARELRDREAQNRLHRFEMLAGTERDRLPKGDPLRAVKEYSRPAAGKDSTNPTHLRPPAVLLKAVCYLIDDIAASTDLHPWTEVYSFVFDRLRGVKQDMIIQRVSGVDCVAILERTVRFLIYSSYQLCGEPLRLYDPRINDMHLQENLSWLLDCYKTGTGLNPNQEEFQALGLLYNLGSARVAQHIMELPERLRSSRAISLALSINQAFLERNPVRLLRLSQRLNFLQSCALHRHLVTCRRDLLLIYSHGHSSRNCRFPLDRMAQLLSLETSLTNQLCQVYGVEVNQDNHVVFSKATFTEPEQGKLHCKLYHNIVAEKQSDLTIGRIIHGCS; from the exons ATGAGTGACACATTTCTATTGGCTGTCACCGAAAGTGCCCACCATTGTCTGTTTGAAAGTTCAATGAACCGCAGGAGAGCTCCTCGTCGCAT CTATCACTCTCAGAGGAGGGGTGCGCAATCAGAAGGAGGATGGAGACAGAGGAACGAAGAGCAATGGCAAGGTCAAGGAAAAGCACAGGTGAGAGAGGTTGAGGAGAGTCGAGAGCAGCAGGGGAAAGAAACCGTGCCAAGGGGAACATGTCAGACCATGTGCCCCGCTCGGGAGTTGCGAGACCGCGAGGCACAGAACCGCCTTCATCGTTTTGAGATGTTGGCAGGCACAGAAAGAGATAGATTGCCCAAGGGAGACCCTTTGCGTGCTGTGAAAGAATATTCCAGACCAGCAGCTGGGAAAGACTCAACTAACCCCACTCATCTCCGTCCACCTGCTGTGTTGCTGAAAGCTGTTTGTTACCTAATTGATGATATTGCTGCATCCACAGACCTGCACCCTTGGACTGAG GTGTATAGCTTTGTCTTTGATCGGCTTCGTGGTGTAAAGCAGGATATGATCATCCAGAGGGTTTCGGGGGTGGACTGTGTGGCCATCTTAGAGCGGACAGTGCGTTTTCTTATTTACTCCTCTTACCAGCTCTGTGGTGAGCCGCTCCGACTCTATGACCCACGCATTAATGACATGCACCTACAGGAGAATCTGAGCTGGCTGTTGGATTGCTACAAAACTGGAACAGGGCTGAACCCCAACCAGGAGGAGTTCCAGGCTCTTGGTCTACTGTACAACTTGG GTTCAGCTCGTGTTGCACAACACATCATGGAGCTCCCTGAGCGGCTGCGCAGCTCTCGTGCCATTTCACTTGCTCTTTCCATCAACCAAGCTTTCTTGGAGCGAAACCCTGTACGTTTGCTGCGATTGTCTCAGAGGTTGAACTTCCTGCAGAGCTGTGCTCTGCACCGTCATCTGGTGACCTGTCGTAGAGATCTACTTCTTATATACAGCCACGGACACAGCAGCCGCAACTGTCGCTTTCCTCTTGATAGAATGGCTCAACTCTTGTCACTAGAAACATCACTTACAAACCAACTCTGTCAGGTGTATGGAGTGGAGGTCAACCAGGACAACCATGTGGTTTTCTCCAAGGCTACTTTCACTGAGCCTGAACAAGGAAAACTGCATTGCAAACTGTATCACAACATAGTGGCTGAGAAACAAAGTGACCTCACCATTGGGAGGATCATACATGGTTGCTCTTAA
- the haus8 gene encoding HAUS augmin-like complex subunit 8, producing the protein MASRRTSTVPSGFKNPSTDSKSSKSVTAAAKPNNSGNGKKLVKSSGTVVKSRYMQAAEKSSLSKSNSLTNESMAVPPRPVSPKPTGVKPRSGTPPRRSMAPHALATEPSLLVKSVLQSTFAEGSCFRPDFDMSVIKEKTVIEGAVEPERNPENEKRLIEMQTFLLAYLTAKMENSTAKLKVEAEARILQEMEELEALHKEVHSKKKQYLLMEKKRLINELLDMQIAALTPVAEAAKQFTTDYNTFARAVDTTRHELPVKNFYIDDDRKEFLEKSETCLKECEKLLVQCTDGDHNDNSTSLECLRDMKMTSKDISQQLSGACSELLEMSSLVCRHTIQVQQASEEEQLGAARAQELYCLKQ; encoded by the exons ATGGCGTCGAGAAGAACATCAACTGTGCCAAGTGGTTTTAAAAATCCCTCTACCGACTCTAAAAG CTCAAAATCTGTGACCGCTGCTGCCAAACCCAACAACAGTGGAAATGGGAAGAAACTTGTtaaat CAAGTGGGACTGTTGTCAAGTCTCGATATATGCAGGCCGCTGAGAAGTCATCTCTTTCCAAG AGTAATTCACTAACCAACGAGTCAATGGCTGTGCCACCGAGGCCTGTTTCACCTAAACCCACTGGTGTCAAACCAAGGTCGGGCACTCCACCAAGACGCTCAATGGCCCCACATGCTCTAGCAA CTGAGCCATCGCTGCTGGTGAAAAGTGTTCTGCAGTCCACATTCGCAGAAGGATCATGCTTCCGACCAGATTTTGACATGTCTGTCATTAAAG AGAAAACAGTTATTGAAGGTGCAGTTGAACCCGAGAGAAATCCAGAGAATGAAAAGAGACTCATTGAGatgcaaacatttttactgGCCTACCTGACAGCTAAG ATGGAGAACAGTACTGCGAAGCTAAAAGTGGAGGCAGAGGCAAGGATTCTGCAGGAGATGGAGGAACTAGAGGCCTTACATAAGGAGGTTCACAGCAAGAAGAAGCAGTACCTCCTCATGGAAAAGAAGAGGCTCATAAATGAGCTGCTGGATATGCAG ATTGCTGCGCTGACTCCTGTAGCAGAAGCTGCCAAGCAGTTCACAACAGATTACAACACTTTCGCCCGGGCAGTTGACACCACCCGACATGAGCTGCCTGTCAAGAATTTCTACATTGACGACGACAGAAAGGAATTTCTAG AGAAATCTGAAACCTGCCTAAAGGAATGTGAGAAGTTGCTGGTGCAGTGCACAGATGGAGATCACAATGACAACAGCACTTCTCTAGAGTGCCTTAGGGACATGAAAatgacatcaaaggacatcagTCAGCAGCTATCAGG agcatgTTCGGAGTTGCTTGAGATGTCATCATTGGTCTGCCGCCATACAATCCAGGTCCAGCAGGCCTCAGAGGAAGAACAACTAGGAGCTGCAAGAGCTCAGGAGCTCTACTGTCTGAAACAGTGA